ACGCGGCCCGCCGACGGGCGCTCGACCTGGGGGCCGTCGCCGCGGTGGACCCCGGCGGCGACGGCTGGCAGGCCGTGGGGGAGCGGGTCCGCGACGCCAGCGACGGCGGCACCCACGTCTCGCTCGACGCCCTCGGCAGCGAGGCCGTCGTCGCGGCCTCCCTCGCCGGGCTGCGGCCGCGGGGGCGGCACGTCCAGGTCGGGCTCCTGCCCCCGGTCCTCGGGCTGCCCCGGGTGCCCCTGCACCTCGTCGTCGCCGGCGAGCTGGAGGTGCTCGGCAGCCACGGCATGGCCGCGCACGCCTACCCGGCGCTGCTCGCCCTCGTCGCCTCCGGCCGGCTGCGGCCCGGGGGGCTCAGCACGCGCACGCTCGCTCTGGCGGAGGCGGGCGCGGCGCTGGCCGCCATGGCCGGCCCGGCCCCCGCGGGGGTCTCGCTCGTGGAGCCGGGACGCTGAGGGTGGACGTGCGCTGGAGCTGGCTGTTCCTCGACCTGCCCGCCGAGGGGGCGGAGGCCCGCGTCGAGTTCTGGCGCCGGGTGACGGGCAGCGGCCTGTCGCCGTGGCGCGGCCCGCACGCGGAGTTCGCGACCCTGCTGCCCGGCAGCGGCGACCCCTGGCTCAAGGTCCAGCGGGTCGGCAGCGGCGTCCACCTCGGCTCGTCGCCCCGCCCCGGCTGCCGCCGCGGGTGCTGCTCCAGCGCCTCGACGCGGTGGACGGGCCGGTCCGGGCGCACCCCGACCTGTCGAGCCTGGACCGGGAGGCCGAAGTCGCCCGCCACGTCGCGCTCGGGGCCCGGCGGGGCGCCGACGGACGCGGCTGGACCGTGATGACCGACCCCGGGGGCCTCGTCTACTGCGTGACCGACCGGCGCCCCGGCGTCGAGCCGACCGCGGGGACCGGGGCCCCGTCGTCCTGACGGGGCACGGCGCGACCGGATGGTCACGCTGCGTGTGACGCTCGTCGCTGCACGCCCCCGTCTGCCCGGCAGCGGGGCGACAGTTCTCCCAAACGCGTTGACAGGCCGCGAGCACGGGCGAACCCTCGGTCAGGTGGTCACACGTCGTGACCCGGACCGGGATCGGGGCGCATCATGCAGCACACTCGTCGTCGTCGGGCAGCCGCCGTCCTCACGGCAGCGGCAGCCGTCAGCCTGCTCGCCGCAGCGCCGGCCGACGCCGCCCGCAGCGGGGGCCCGTCCATGGTCGTCCACGCGCGCGCCGCGGCGATGACCACCTTCGACGGCAGCGCCGCAGGGACCGGTCCGTCGTTCCCCGCCACCGCCGTCTCCGCCCGCCTGCGCGACTGCCCGGCGGGTGCCTCCATGCTGTACGCCGAGCTCGAGCAGGACGGCGTGCCGATGGGCTGGGCGACGAGCGCCCGCGGCGCCGGCGAGATCACGTGCGCCGGTGGCGAGGACATGACCGTCCGCATGGGCTTCTACGGCTCGTCCCTGCACCCGGGCAAGGCGACCGCGACGTTCGGC
The window above is part of the Aquipuribacter hungaricus genome. Proteins encoded here:
- a CDS encoding zinc-binding dehydrogenase; the encoded protein is AARRRALDLGAVAAVDPGGDGWQAVGERVRDASDGGTHVSLDALGSEAVVAASLAGLRPRGRHVQVGLLPPVLGLPRVPLHLVVAGELEVLGSHGMAAHAYPALLALVASGRLRPGGLSTRTLALAEAGAALAAMAGPAPAGVSLVEPGR
- a CDS encoding VOC family protein — protein: MARPARGVRDPAARQRRPLAQGPAGRQRRPPRLVAPPRLPPRVLLQRLDAVDGPVRAHPDLSSLDREAEVARHVALGARRGADGRGWTVMTDPGGLVYCVTDRRPGVEPTAGTGAPSS